In Phyllostomus discolor isolate MPI-MPIP mPhyDis1 chromosome 2, mPhyDis1.pri.v3, whole genome shotgun sequence, the following are encoded in one genomic region:
- the ESYT1 gene encoding extended synaptotagmin-1, producing MEGSPGDSSSPSPSPEDQPSVPSDPPDLTPTAHTQPDLSSEDQPARPGAAGEALAMLTSFGRRMLVLVPVYLAGAMGLSVGFVLFGLALYLGWRRVREEKERSLRVARQLLDDEERLTTKTLYMSHRELPAWVSFPDVEKAEWLNKIVAQVWPFLGQYMEKLLAETVAPAVRGSNPHLQTFTFTRVELGEKPLRILGIKVHPGQNKEQILLDLNISYVGDIQIDVEVKKYFCKAGVKGMQLHGVLRVILEPLIGDLPIVGAVSMFFIRRPTLDINWTGMTNLLDIPGLSSLSDTMIMDSIAAFLVLPNRLLVPLVPDLHDVAQLRSPLPRGIIRIHLLAARGLSSKDKYVKGLIEGKSDPYALVRVGTQTFCSRVIDEELNPQWGETYEVIVHEVPGQEIEVEVFDKDPDKDDFLGRMKLDVGKVLQAGVLDDWFPLQGGEGQVHLRLEWLSLLPDAEKLEQVLQWNRGVSSRPEPPSAAILVVYLDRAQDLPLKKGNKEPNPMVQLSIQDVTQESKAVYSNNCPVWEEAFRFFLQDPQSQELDVQVKDDSRALTLGALTLPLARLLTASELTLDQWFQLSSSGPNSRLYMKLVMRILYLDSSEVHFPTVPGAAGAWDPDNESPQTGSSVDVPPRPSHTTPDSHFGTENVLRIHVLEAQDLIAKDRFLGGLVKGKSDPYVKLKLAGRSFRSRVIREDLNPRWNEVFEVIVTSIPGQELEVEVFDKDLDKDDFLGRCKVSLTTVLNSGFLDEWLTLEDVPSGRLHLRLERLTPHPTAAELEEVLQVNSLIQTQKSAELAAALLSVYVERAEDLPLRKGAKPPSPYATVTVGDTSHKTKTVPQSSAPVWDESASFLIRKPNTESLELQVRGEGSGALGSLSLPLSELLEADRLCVDRWFTLNNGQGQVLLRAQLGILVSQHSGVEAHSHSHSYSSSSLSEELELWGGQPHITSSGPELRQRLTHGDSPAEAPAGPLGQVKLTVWYYSEERKLVSIVHSCRALRQNGRDPPDPYVSLLLLPDKNRGTKKKTSQKKRTLNPEFNERFEWELPLDEALRRKLDVSVKSNSSFMSRERELLGKVQLDLAEIDLSQGAAQWYDLMDDKDKGSS from the exons ATGGAGGGCTCCCCTGGAgacagctccagccccagccccagccccgaggACCAGCCCTCAGTTCCTTCCGACCCCCCAGACCTGACTCCCACTGCGCACACACAGCCAGACCTGAGTTCTGAGGACCAACCTGCCCGCCCAGGCGCGGCGGGTGAGGCTCTGGCGATGCTAACTTCGTTCGGGCGGcggatgctggtgctggtgccgGTGTACCTGGCCGGGGCAATGGGACTCAGCGTGGGTTTCGTGCTTTTCGGCCTCGCCCTCTACCTGGGCTGGCGCCGGGTCCGCGAAGAGAAAGAACGGAGCCTTCGAGTAGCGCGGCAGCTGCTGGACGATGAGGAGCGGCTCACGACGAAAACACTTTACATGAGCCATCGAGAACTGCCTGCGTGG GTCAGCTTCCCGGATGTGGAAAAGGCTGAGTGGCTAAATAAG ATTGTGGCCCAGGTCTGGCCTTTTCTGGGCCAATATATGGAGAAGCTTTTGGCTGAAACTGTGGCCCCTGCCGTTCGAGGCTCCAACCCCCATTTgcaaacatttacatttacaCGAGTGGAACTGGGAGAAAAG CCATTGCGCATCCTAGGAATCAAGGTTCATCCTGGTCAGAATAAAGAACAGATCCTGCTAGACTTGAACATCAG CTATGTAGGTGATATACAGATTGATGTGGAAGTGAAGAAATATTTCTGCAAAGCAGGAGTCAAGGGCATGCAG CTTCACGGTGTCCTGCGGGTGATTCTTGAGCCACTCATTGGAGACCTTCCTATCGTAGGGGCTGTGTCGATGTTCTTTATTCGGCGCCCG acccttGATATCAACTGGACAGGGATGACGAACCTGCTGGATATCCCAGGACTCAG CTCGCTCTCCGACACCATGATCATGGACTCCATCGCTGCCTTCCTTGTGTTGCCCAACCGATTGCTGGTGCCCCTTGTGCCTGACCTTCATGACGTGGCCCAGTTACGTTCCCCTCTTCCCAGG GGCATCATTCGGATTCACCTGCTGGCTGCCCGAGGACTAAGCTCCAAGGACAAATATGTGAAGGGCCTGATTGAGGGCAAGTCAGACCCCTATGCACTTGTGCGAGTGGGCACGCAGACATTCTGTAGTCGTGTCATCGACGAGGAGCTCAACCCCCAGTGGGGAGAGACTTATGAG GTGATAGTGCATGAGGTTCCAGGTCAGGAGATTGAGGTGGAAGTGTTTGACAAGGACCCAGACAAAGATGATTTTCTGGGCAG AATGAAGCTGGATGTAGGGAAGGTATTACAGGCTGGAGTACTGGATGAC TGGTTCCCTCTACAAGGCGGGGAAGGCCAAGTTCACTTAAGGCTAGAGTGGCTGTCACTTTTGCCAGATGCAGAAAAACTGGAGCAG GTTCTACAGTGGAACCGAGGAGTCTCCTCCCGACCAGAACCCCCATCAGCTGCCATCTTAGTTGTCTATCTGGATCGGGCCCAGGATCTCCCT CTAAAGAAGGGGAACAAGGAACCCAACCCCATGGTACAACTGTCAATTCAGGATGTGACCCAGGAGAGTAAG GCTGTCTATAGCAACAACTGCCCGGTGTGGGAGGAGGCCTTCCGATTCTTCCTGCAAGACCCTCAAAGCCAGGAGCTTGATGTACAA GTGAAGGATGACTCCAGGGCCCTGACTTTAGGGGCACTGACCCTGCCCCTGGCTCGCCTGCTGACTGCCTCTGAACTCACCCTGGACCAGTGGTTCCAGCTCAGCAGCTCTGGCCCAAACTCCAGGCTCTACATGAAGCTGGTTATGAGG ATCTTGTACTTGGATTCATCAGAAGTGCACTTCCCCACTGTTCCTGGTGCCGCTGGTGCTTGGGACCCAGACAATGAGAGTCCCCAGACAGGCAGCAGTGTGGATGTCCCACCTCGACCCTCTCACACTACTCCTGACAGTCACTTTGGGACCGAG AATGTTCTTCGGATCCATGTGCTAGAGGCCCAGGACCTGATTGCCAAAGACCGTTTCTTGGGGGGATTGGTGAAGGGCAAGTCAGACCCCTATGTGAAACTAAAGCTGGCAGGCCGGAGCTTTCGGAGCCGTGTTATTCGGGAAGATCTCAATCCCCGCTGGAATGAGGTTTTTGAG GTGATCGTCACATCGATTCCAGGCCAAGAGCTAGAGGTTGAGGTTTTTGACAAGGACCTGGACAAGGATGACTTTCTGGGCAG GTGTAAAGTGAGTCTCACCACAGTCCTGAACAGTGGCTTCCTTGATGAG TGGCTGACCCTGGAGGACGTCCCATCTGGCCGCCTGCACTTGCGCCTGGAGCGTCTGACCCCCCATCCCACTGCTGCTGAGTTAGAGGAG GTGCTGCAGGTAAACAGTTTGATCCAGACTCAGAAGAGTGCGGAACTGGCGGCAGCCCTGCTGTCCGTCTACGTGGAGCGGGCTGAGGACCTGCCG CTCCGAAAAGGTGCCAAGCCTCCCAGCCCTTATGCTACTGTCACTGTGGGAGACACTTCTCATAAAACTAAG ACTGTTCCCCAAAGTTCAGCCCCTGTCTGGGATGAGAGTGCCTCCTTTCTCATCAGGAAACCAAACACCGAGAGCCTGGAGTTACAG GTCCGGGGTGAGGGGTCTGGTGCATTGGGCTCACTATCCCTGCCCCTCTCAGAGCTCCTTGAGGCTGACCGGCTCTGTGTGGACCGCTGGTTTACGCTCAACAATGGTCAAGGGCAGGTGCTACTGAGAGCACAGCTGGGG ATCCTGGTGTCCCAGCACTCAGGAGTGGAAGCTCACAGCCACAGCCATAGCTACAGCTCCTCATCTCTGAGTGAAGAACTAGAGCTCTGGGGGGGGCAGCCTCACATCACCTCCTCAGGCCCAGAGCTCCGGCAGCGCCTAACCCATGGTGACAG TCCCGCTGAGGCTCCAGCTGGGCCTCTGGGCCAGGTGAAACTGACTGTTTGGTACTACAGTGAGGAGCGAAAGCTCGTCAGCATTGTTCACAGTTGCCG TGCCCTTCGACAGAATGGGAGGGATCCCCCTGACCCCTATGTGTCACTGTTGCTGCTGCCAGACAAGAACCGGGGCACCAAGAAGAAGACCTCACAGAAGAAGAGGACCCTAAATCCTGAATTCAATGAACG GTTCGAGTGGGAACTGCCCCTGGATGAGGCCCTCCGACGAAAGCTGGATGTCTCTGTGAAGTCTAATTCCTCTTTCATGTCAAGAGAGCGTGAGCTGCTGGGGAAG GTGCAGTTGGATCTCGCTGAGATAGACCTTTCCCAAGGCGCAGCCCAGTG GTATGACCTCATGGATGACAAGGACAAAGGCAGCTCCTAG